The following proteins are encoded in a genomic region of Sneathiella marina:
- a CDS encoding ABC transporter permease: protein MTTVETSNVVQAQSPLREAIRAFRQSWAGMLGIFLLIIVILFTYVGPFLYPVDPFEIVWAPLTAPGQTEVAPLGTDYLGRDMLAGLIHGGSATLFVGLAAGFITVTIGILVGAFAGFYRGAVDEALMRVTEFFQVLPALLFAMVLVTLFTPTIYVVSFAIGIVSWPTTARLTRAEFFRIRSLEYVNAARSVGAKNSRIMWRVILPNALAPLIVSATLTIGIAILFEAGLSFLGLGDPNVFSWGLMIGAGREYILDAWWSVTFPGFMIFLTVLSFSLVGDGLNDAFNPKLRER from the coding sequence GTGACCACTGTTGAAACATCTAATGTGGTTCAGGCACAGAGCCCTCTTCGGGAAGCCATTCGTGCGTTCCGGCAAAGCTGGGCTGGCATGCTGGGGATTTTTCTTCTCATTATCGTTATTTTATTCACTTATGTCGGACCTTTCTTATATCCAGTTGATCCGTTTGAAATTGTCTGGGCGCCCTTGACCGCACCGGGACAAACCGAGGTGGCCCCCTTAGGTACAGATTATTTGGGACGTGACATGTTGGCAGGCCTTATCCACGGTGGATCAGCAACATTGTTTGTCGGATTGGCCGCTGGATTTATTACGGTAACCATTGGAATATTGGTTGGTGCATTTGCAGGATTTTATCGCGGCGCGGTAGATGAAGCGCTGATGCGCGTCACGGAATTTTTCCAGGTTCTGCCAGCCCTACTGTTTGCCATGGTGTTGGTCACGCTATTCACTCCGACAATATATGTGGTCTCCTTTGCCATTGGTATTGTCAGTTGGCCGACCACTGCCCGCCTGACACGAGCGGAGTTTTTTCGTATACGAAGCCTCGAATATGTCAATGCCGCCCGATCCGTCGGTGCCAAGAATAGTCGTATCATGTGGCGGGTTATTTTACCAAACGCGCTGGCGCCCTTGATTGTTTCGGCCACCCTCACCATTGGTATTGCTATTTTGTTCGAAGCCGGATTGAGCTTTCTGGGACTGGGGGATCCAAATGTTTTCAGCTGGGGGCTAATGATCGGCGCAGGCCGTGAATACATTCTGGATGCTTGGTGGTCTGTGACTTTCCCAGGTTTCATGATATTCCTGACCGTGCTTAGTTTCAGTCTGGTCGGCGACGGATTGAATGACGCCTTCAATCCGAAACTGAGGGAACGATGA
- a CDS encoding ABC transporter permease — translation MNTVMLVARRLLHAFLLILAVLVLNFLLIHAAPGDPADVIAGEMGGATEEMMEDIRKTYGLDKPIYVQLGVYLGRALQGDLGQSFFYNAPVLDLVLGRAGATILLVTTALLFAIFIGTMLGVLASHKPKGIVSGLVTLISVIGYSAPIFWTGLMLVILFAWVYPIFPISNMFDITKDTGFFGYILDVAHHLVLPSLTLGIVYLAQYARLTRASMLEILSSDYIRTARAKGVAETKVYGHHALRNAILPVVTIAGLQFGSIISGAVLVETVFSWPGLGTLAFDSILARDYPTVLGILFFSSVLVILANLLTDFVYRLVDPRIRTGG, via the coding sequence ATGAATACAGTCATGTTGGTTGCTCGCCGGCTTTTACACGCATTTCTTTTGATCCTCGCGGTTCTTGTCCTTAATTTCCTTCTGATTCATGCAGCTCCCGGAGACCCAGCCGACGTAATCGCTGGGGAGATGGGCGGTGCAACAGAGGAAATGATGGAGGATATCCGCAAGACCTATGGCTTGGACAAACCAATTTATGTCCAGCTCGGTGTTTATTTGGGACGTGCCTTGCAAGGGGATTTGGGGCAATCATTTTTTTACAATGCTCCTGTTCTTGACCTTGTTTTAGGGCGTGCCGGCGCCACCATTTTGCTGGTAACAACAGCATTGCTCTTTGCAATATTTATTGGGACCATGCTTGGCGTACTGGCTTCTCACAAGCCAAAAGGAATAGTCAGCGGGTTGGTCACCCTAATTTCAGTTATTGGCTATTCTGCGCCGATTTTCTGGACGGGCCTGATGCTGGTTATTCTGTTTGCCTGGGTTTACCCGATTTTCCCGATATCAAATATGTTTGATATAACCAAGGATACCGGATTTTTTGGCTATATTCTGGACGTCGCCCATCATTTGGTTCTGCCGTCCTTAACGCTTGGAATAGTCTATCTCGCCCAATATGCGCGATTAACACGTGCCAGTATGCTGGAAATCCTAAGCTCTGATTATATTCGCACTGCCAGGGCTAAAGGGGTCGCGGAAACCAAGGTTTATGGTCATCACGCACTTAGGAACGCTATATTACCAGTTGTGACCATCGCCGGATTGCAATTTGGCAGTATTATTTCAGGCGCTGTTCTGGTTGAAACCGTATTTAGTTGGCCGGGCCTTGGCACCCTGGCATTTGATTCAATTCTGGCTCGAGATTATCCGACCGTATTAGGGATTTTATTCTTCTCGTCTGTTCTGGTGATTTTGGCCAATCTTTTGACGGATTTCGTGTATCGCCTTGTCGATCCACGCATCCGGACAGGAGGGTAA
- a CDS encoding ABC transporter substrate-binding protein, which produces MKKFGIMAAAAAMIATVGSGTLAQAEDGKNGGTLVIGTTQKARHLNPAVQSGIATAVPGTQIFATPLRFDENWEAQPYLAESWSVSDDGKSITLNLRKNAKFHDGKPVTSEDVAFSLQTVKDNHPFKSMFAPVTSVDTPDANTAVINFDKPHPAAFLAMSSALLPIIPKHVYGDGQDAKTHPANSAPVGSGPFKFSEFKPGEYIILEKNPDYFIEGRPYLDKIIIKNYKDPTSLALATDKGEVTMYPFLATTKDIARLKKSDSLVVTDKGYEAVGPVNWLEFNTKNEYLKNKKVRQAIAYAIDRNFVVNALLGGQSKAATGPVVPGSPFYAANAEKYDLDLDKANALLDEAGFPRGADDMRFKLTVDYIPNASELQKGVAEYLKPQLKKAGIDVDLRASPDFPTWAKRVSGHDFDMSMDIVFNWGDPVIGVHRTYLCDNIKKGVIWSNTQSYCNEEVDALLQQAGSELDQAKRIALYNQAQEIIVDEAPIAYMNILPYHTAYNKKVGNPPMTIWGAMAPMDEVFLK; this is translated from the coding sequence ATGAAGAAGTTTGGAATTATGGCGGCTGCGGCAGCCATGATCGCAACGGTTGGTAGCGGAACGCTAGCCCAGGCCGAAGACGGAAAAAATGGCGGAACCCTCGTAATCGGAACGACGCAGAAGGCACGACATCTGAACCCCGCGGTTCAGTCTGGTATTGCGACAGCGGTTCCCGGAACGCAAATATTTGCGACACCGCTACGGTTCGACGAAAATTGGGAGGCGCAACCTTATTTGGCGGAAAGCTGGTCTGTTTCCGATGATGGCAAAAGCATTACGCTAAATCTTCGAAAAAATGCGAAATTTCATGATGGTAAACCTGTAACATCTGAAGATGTCGCCTTTTCTTTACAAACGGTGAAAGATAACCACCCCTTTAAATCCATGTTTGCGCCAGTAACCAGTGTTGACACACCCGATGCGAATACGGCGGTGATCAATTTTGATAAGCCACATCCGGCGGCGTTCTTGGCGATGTCGAGTGCCTTGTTGCCGATTATACCAAAGCATGTATATGGAGATGGTCAGGACGCTAAAACTCATCCAGCCAATAGCGCGCCTGTAGGTTCCGGACCGTTCAAATTCTCCGAGTTCAAGCCTGGTGAATATATTATTCTGGAAAAGAACCCAGATTACTTTATCGAAGGCCGTCCGTATCTCGATAAGATTATCATCAAGAACTACAAAGACCCCACAAGTTTGGCGCTCGCCACTGATAAAGGCGAAGTGACAATGTATCCGTTCCTCGCGACAACGAAGGATATCGCGCGTCTGAAGAAAAGCGACAGCTTGGTTGTTACGGATAAGGGGTATGAAGCGGTTGGGCCTGTCAACTGGTTGGAATTCAATACGAAGAACGAGTATTTGAAGAACAAGAAAGTTCGCCAGGCGATTGCTTATGCAATCGACCGTAATTTTGTCGTTAATGCTTTGCTTGGTGGCCAGTCAAAGGCTGCAACTGGGCCAGTGGTACCAGGCAGCCCCTTTTATGCGGCGAATGCAGAAAAATATGATCTCGATCTGGACAAGGCAAACGCATTGCTAGACGAAGCCGGATTTCCGCGCGGGGCAGATGATATGCGATTCAAGCTGACTGTCGATTATATTCCGAATGCGTCAGAGCTTCAAAAAGGCGTTGCTGAGTATCTGAAACCACAGCTTAAGAAAGCAGGTATTGATGTTGACTTGCGCGCCTCTCCTGATTTTCCAACTTGGGCGAAACGCGTCAGCGGGCATGATTTTGATATGAGCATGGATATCGTCTTTAACTGGGGCGATCCGGTAATAGGTGTGCACCGTACATATCTGTGTGACAACATCAAAAAAGGTGTGATCTGGTCGAATACCCAAAGCTACTGTAATGAAGAAGTGGATGCTCTGCTGCAGCAAGCAGGTTCTGAGCTGGATCAAGCCAAGCGGATCGCGTTGTATAATCAGGCACAGGAAATTATTGTCGATGAGGCGCCAATCGCTTACATGAATATCTTGCCTTATCATACGGCCTACAACAAAAAAGTTGGCAATCCTCCAATGACAATTTGGGGCGCCATGGCACCGATGGACGAGGTCTTCCTGAAATAA
- a CDS encoding LysR substrate-binding domain-containing protein: MRYTLKQLKYIDIAARHKSITGAAKSLNISPSSISSAIDAIEEQSRKKIFSRLPSKGISITQFGHGFLSNARQLLKAHVTFEEAVDEQAKAINGAIRLGCFTPAAPILLPLITKFVADNHPGISIHLTEGDTVKNMRQVIDSEIDLVIGANTNLDASISFIPLFTAPPHIVLPHDHPLANQSSLTLKDVSNDPMVLLDLDQTREYMFGLFNQDNLTPKVAYSSQTSEMVRSMVAAGMGFSVFNLRPLQKQQYTVGDIVRIPLTSGYQGVEYGILHRTDAYLSSVDQVVIDTCIQLRESGAFNMATLPQGKNGPIL, translated from the coding sequence ATGCGGTATACGCTTAAACAATTAAAATACATAGATATTGCGGCTCGCCATAAATCCATTACCGGCGCGGCAAAATCGCTGAATATTTCACCGTCTTCCATTTCCTCGGCCATCGACGCGATTGAAGAGCAGAGCCGGAAAAAAATATTCTCCCGTTTACCGTCAAAAGGTATTTCTATCACACAGTTCGGTCATGGTTTTCTGTCAAATGCGCGTCAGCTTCTCAAAGCCCATGTCACCTTTGAAGAAGCTGTTGATGAACAGGCAAAAGCTATCAACGGCGCAATCCGGTTGGGCTGCTTCACCCCGGCGGCGCCTATTCTGCTGCCGCTCATAACAAAATTCGTTGCGGACAATCATCCGGGTATCTCCATCCATCTTACAGAAGGAGATACCGTAAAAAACATGCGTCAGGTTATCGATAGCGAAATTGACTTGGTTATCGGAGCAAATACCAACCTGGATGCTAGCATTTCCTTTATTCCGCTATTTACCGCTCCTCCGCATATAGTTCTGCCACATGATCATCCGCTCGCGAATCAAAGTTCGCTAACTCTGAAAGATGTGAGCAATGACCCGATGGTTCTATTGGACCTGGACCAGACGCGAGAGTACATGTTTGGTCTGTTCAATCAGGATAATTTAACGCCTAAAGTTGCATATTCTTCCCAGACATCGGAAATGGTCCGCAGTATGGTCGCGGCGGGAATGGGGTTTTCCGTTTTTAATCTGCGCCCTTTGCAAAAACAGCAATATACCGTAGGTGACATCGTTCGAATCCCCCTGACGTCAGGTTACCAGGGCGTGGAGTATGGAATTTTGCATCGTACGGATGCCTATTTAAGCAGTGTTGATCAGGTTGTCATCGACACTTGCATTCAGCTGCGTGAAAGCGGCGCTTTTAATATGGCAACTTTACCGCAAGGTAAAAATGGGCCAATCCTCTAA
- a CDS encoding amidohydrolase has product MNPANPVATHVAVQDGKVLATGTEAEIAGWGEHILNETFAEKVIMPGFIEGHCHLMAGGIWQFIYLGYQDRIDPDGKHWPGVKTLEDVLARLKEAEAKLNEDEPLIAWGFDPIFLMDRRLDKSDLDAVSNTRSVAVVHSNFHLMTVNSTALKLANYVADMGVDGIALGDDGTPNGELQEMAAMFPIMRRLNINLRELGRSPDSITDFGKVCNRVGVTTAADLINDLPDEDVAVMTDLTTANDYPIRLLSMLNGLAQTAEETRKRALELATKSTDKLRLGGVKIVTDGSIQGFTARVRWPGHYNGAPNGIWNIVPEQLNELVTVLNDAGVQMHIHTNGDEAIEAALDALEIAKIKNNRPDLRHVLQHCQMADRAQFRKMNRLGVCANLFANHLYYFGDKHYELTMGPERAMRMDACQSAIDYDVTFTIHSDAPVTPMGPLFTAWCAVNRLTENGRVLGEYEKITVEEALEAITLGAASTLQMDHEVGSIEVGKWADFAVLEDDPLTIGPENLKDVRVWGTVLSGDIFKTP; this is encoded by the coding sequence ATGAATCCAGCCAATCCGGTTGCAACACATGTTGCAGTACAAGACGGAAAAGTCCTCGCTACGGGGACGGAAGCTGAAATCGCCGGTTGGGGAGAACATATTCTCAATGAGACCTTTGCTGAAAAGGTAATTATGCCGGGCTTTATTGAAGGGCACTGTCATTTGATGGCCGGCGGGATTTGGCAATTTATCTACCTGGGCTATCAGGATCGCATCGATCCAGACGGCAAGCATTGGCCAGGTGTAAAAACCCTGGAGGATGTTCTGGCGCGGCTGAAAGAGGCCGAAGCAAAGCTCAATGAAGATGAGCCCCTAATCGCCTGGGGGTTTGATCCTATTTTTCTTATGGATCGCAGGCTCGACAAGAGTGATTTGGATGCAGTAAGTAACACCCGTTCTGTCGCTGTCGTTCATTCAAACTTCCATTTGATGACTGTAAATTCCACTGCCCTGAAACTTGCCAATTATGTGGCGGATATGGGTGTCGACGGCATTGCGCTTGGCGACGACGGCACACCAAATGGCGAGCTTCAGGAAATGGCCGCTATGTTTCCGATTATGCGGCGGCTAAATATAAATTTACGGGAACTCGGCCGGTCACCGGATAGTATCACGGATTTCGGAAAGGTCTGTAATCGTGTCGGCGTCACTACAGCGGCAGATTTAATCAACGACCTCCCCGATGAAGATGTGGCCGTAATGACCGATCTTACAACAGCGAACGATTACCCCATTCGACTTCTGTCCATGCTCAATGGTTTGGCACAGACCGCAGAAGAGACGCGTAAAAGAGCCCTGGAATTGGCAACAAAGAGTACAGACAAACTGCGCCTGGGAGGTGTCAAAATTGTCACCGATGGATCTATCCAGGGATTCACTGCACGCGTCCGATGGCCGGGTCATTATAATGGGGCCCCAAATGGTATCTGGAACATCGTGCCGGAACAATTGAACGAATTGGTCACTGTTCTCAATGATGCGGGTGTGCAAATGCACATCCACACTAACGGCGATGAAGCGATCGAAGCCGCACTGGATGCCCTGGAAATCGCGAAAATAAAGAACAACAGGCCTGATTTACGGCATGTATTGCAGCATTGTCAAATGGCGGACAGAGCTCAATTTCGTAAGATGAACAGGCTTGGTGTTTGTGCCAATCTCTTTGCTAACCATTTATATTATTTTGGCGACAAGCATTATGAGTTGACTATGGGTCCTGAGCGAGCCATGCGCATGGATGCTTGTCAGTCGGCCATCGACTATGATGTTACTTTCACCATACATTCCGATGCACCGGTAACCCCTATGGGGCCCCTGTTCACTGCCTGGTGTGCTGTGAACAGATTAACGGAGAATGGTCGGGTTCTTGGTGAATATGAAAAAATTACTGTCGAAGAAGCTCTTGAAGCCATCACCCTTGGCGCTGCCAGCACTTTACAAATGGATCACGAAGTTGGTTCAATTGAAGTCGGAAAATGGGCTGATTTTGCGGTCCTCGAAGACGATCCGTTAACCATTGGTCCAGAAAATCTCAAAGATGTTCGCGTTTGGGGAACTGTCCTCTCCGGGGACATTTTCAAGACACCATGA
- a CDS encoding CobW family GTP-binding protein, with the protein MTVRETPLPLTVLSGFLGAGKTTLVNHVLRNANGQKILVLVNDFGTLPIDRDLIEAENGNLLTLANGCACCSMGGDLFEAFVTALDFQPAPDQLLIEASGVAEPARIANYARAEPDLRLNAIVTIVDGENFLSSDQDHRVVHVIQEQISAAHLLLLNKCDRITGSQKVKVLKQLQQLNPSTAVIEVVKGQIPTDLIFDRGGKSNPSDDVGVDPHDHGDIFESWSYQTDEAFKPDEMRKILENLPSSVLRFKGIFLAKPNLEAWTAHKVGAHIDISCYSGAASLPRRTDLVAIGVYGSGIATSLDSAFSQRAA; encoded by the coding sequence ATGACCGTCCGTGAGACCCCTCTGCCTCTAACCGTTCTTTCTGGCTTTCTGGGAGCGGGTAAAACAACGCTGGTGAATCACGTGCTACGGAATGCCAATGGCCAAAAGATACTGGTTCTGGTGAATGATTTCGGCACTCTTCCCATAGATAGGGACCTGATTGAAGCCGAGAATGGTAATTTGCTAACGTTGGCGAACGGATGTGCCTGCTGCAGCATGGGAGGTGACCTGTTTGAGGCCTTTGTCACAGCTTTGGATTTTCAACCTGCACCGGACCAGCTTCTAATTGAAGCCAGCGGCGTCGCGGAACCTGCCCGCATCGCGAATTATGCAAGAGCGGAGCCGGATCTGCGTCTCAATGCGATTGTGACGATTGTTGACGGCGAGAATTTTTTATCTTCGGATCAGGATCATCGAGTGGTGCATGTGATCCAGGAGCAGATATCAGCCGCCCATCTCCTTCTCCTTAACAAATGCGACAGGATAACAGGCTCTCAAAAGGTGAAAGTACTAAAACAGCTGCAACAGCTTAACCCGTCTACCGCCGTCATTGAAGTGGTTAAAGGACAGATCCCTACTGATCTTATTTTTGACAGGGGGGGTAAATCCAACCCGTCAGATGATGTGGGCGTTGATCCACACGATCATGGCGACATTTTTGAAAGTTGGTCCTATCAAACGGACGAAGCCTTCAAACCGGACGAAATGCGGAAAATACTCGAAAATCTTCCGTCATCTGTGTTGCGTTTCAAAGGGATTTTTTTGGCAAAGCCAAACCTTGAAGCCTGGACCGCCCATAAAGTTGGAGCCCATATCGATATCTCCTGCTACTCGGGAGCCGCGTCACTACCGCGCCGAACAGATCTGGTCGCGATTGGCGTTTATGGCTCGGGAATTGCCACTTCGCTTGATAGCGCGTTTTCTCAGCGCGCGGCTTGA
- a CDS encoding SDR family NAD(P)-dependent oxidoreductase, with product MDFSGKTAAITGAGSGIGRALACKLASKGCNLALSDISDDGLAETAALIGNQPVKCVITKLDVSNREAVENWAAASVEEFGGIDLVFNNAGVTVVDNVNSIAYDDFYWVMNINFWGVVHGSKAFLPHFLGRRQGHLINISSLFGLITVPGQSAYNASKFAVRGFTEALGQEVRGKGIGVSCVHPGGILTDIARNARFKRSFSGSQTAEEFSKTFDAMARTSPEQAADAILEGIVKNRRRILIGSDARLLDRLQRLMPTRYSDFINKVFSLTSRKKSK from the coding sequence ATGGATTTTTCAGGGAAAACGGCTGCCATTACCGGTGCCGGATCAGGAATTGGCCGTGCGTTGGCGTGTAAGTTGGCAAGCAAGGGGTGTAACCTTGCCTTAAGCGATATTTCAGACGACGGTTTGGCAGAAACAGCGGCTCTGATTGGAAATCAGCCTGTCAAATGTGTCATAACGAAATTAGACGTGAGTAATCGCGAAGCCGTTGAAAACTGGGCAGCGGCTTCTGTCGAAGAGTTTGGTGGCATTGACCTGGTATTCAATAATGCCGGTGTCACGGTGGTCGATAACGTCAATTCCATTGCATATGATGATTTCTACTGGGTCATGAATATAAATTTTTGGGGAGTTGTGCATGGCAGCAAGGCGTTCCTGCCTCATTTTTTGGGGCGCAGGCAAGGACATCTTATCAATATTTCAAGTCTCTTCGGTTTGATAACAGTTCCCGGACAAAGTGCTTACAATGCCAGTAAGTTTGCCGTGCGTGGGTTTACGGAAGCCCTGGGACAAGAGGTGCGCGGTAAAGGCATTGGGGTATCTTGCGTTCATCCAGGCGGAATACTGACAGACATTGCCAGGAACGCTCGATTTAAGAGGTCTTTTTCGGGAAGTCAGACAGCTGAAGAATTTTCCAAAACCTTTGACGCAATGGCGCGAACATCGCCGGAACAGGCAGCTGATGCTATTCTTGAAGGTATCGTTAAGAATAGACGCCGAATTCTCATTGGAAGTGACGCGCGGCTTCTGGATCGGTTGCAGCGGCTCATGCCAACCAGATATAGCGATTTTATCAATAAAGTATTTTCCCTGACATCCAGGAAAAAATCCAAGTAA
- a CDS encoding alpha/beta hydrolase → MTASDAYWHRKIGDRSLIVGGQALNPRAQALIALTDSLTVPQKYWTPKLVRGAFDKSVELFDGAVTPVARVVDIDMDLAGRTIRARQYSHDTTKEKRPCIIYYHGGGFVIGGIESYDKFCRKLAVQCQCDVLSIDYRLAPEDKYPAALEDAVDSWKWLQLHHNDLEIDPANMSIAGDSAGAGLALVVSAEASHNPDVNIPVAMGLIYPPLASEVKTNSRKLLGGEKIVLTNELLDWFKDHFLPDGTDYSHPGFGFMQAAEKGRMPPTWILTCGFDPLRDDGYEIAEILGNLDAEVSLQEYKDLYHGFITMSGVFPQVGIMIDDLAGFFKRRFQRSGDQKEIAAE, encoded by the coding sequence ATGACTGCGAGCGACGCATATTGGCACCGGAAGATTGGTGACCGTTCGCTGATCGTCGGTGGGCAAGCTTTAAACCCGCGTGCCCAGGCCTTAATAGCACTAACAGATAGCCTTACTGTGCCACAAAAATATTGGACGCCTAAGCTGGTACGTGGGGCTTTTGACAAGTCAGTTGAACTGTTTGATGGCGCTGTAACGCCCGTTGCCAGAGTTGTTGATATTGATATGGATTTAGCTGGCCGAACAATCCGAGCGCGTCAATATTCTCACGATACAACAAAGGAAAAGCGTCCTTGTATTATATATTATCATGGCGGCGGATTTGTAATTGGCGGCATCGAAAGCTATGACAAATTTTGCCGAAAACTAGCTGTCCAATGTCAATGCGATGTATTGTCGATTGACTACCGCTTAGCGCCAGAGGACAAGTATCCTGCTGCATTGGAGGATGCTGTCGACAGTTGGAAATGGCTACAGCTGCATCATAATGATCTAGAAATTGATCCCGCGAACATGTCGATAGCGGGGGATAGTGCTGGCGCAGGCTTGGCGTTGGTGGTATCCGCGGAAGCGTCACATAATCCCGACGTAAACATACCTGTTGCCATGGGCCTTATTTATCCCCCGTTGGCCTCGGAGGTGAAAACAAACTCACGTAAACTATTGGGAGGCGAAAAAATTGTTCTTACCAACGAATTGTTGGATTGGTTCAAGGATCACTTTCTTCCAGATGGTACAGACTACAGTCACCCAGGATTTGGATTTATGCAAGCAGCGGAAAAAGGTAGAATGCCGCCGACCTGGATTTTGACATGCGGATTCGACCCCTTGCGGGATGACGGATACGAGATTGCGGAAATACTAGGTAACCTTGATGCCGAGGTGTCCCTCCAAGAATATAAAGACCTGTACCACGGCTTCATAACCATGTCGGGTGTCTTTCCTCAGGTTGGTATCATGATTGACGATTTGGCCGGATTTTTTAAGCGCCGGTTTCAGAGGTCAGGAGACCAAAAGGAAATAGCAGCGGAATAG
- a CDS encoding TetR/AcrR family transcriptional regulator: protein MAKTLTQNKIKIAAQKLFAEKGMDGVSVREIVAAAGQKNMASLHYYFRTKEDLARVLLLDAAEVIDAERVRLMDAAEAAGGPKSVQEVLEIFVASAVLPNNDPRSNSNIRLFLQTFQSDAEFVQKTVADSGDIGYFRCLGHLKKMMSHIEEATMKRRIYLLQHYVFNALAARERAKSVAGPETPLWKDDGMMKELLKTAENLLLGPTDLE, encoded by the coding sequence ATGGCAAAAACTTTGACGCAGAATAAAATAAAAATAGCGGCTCAAAAGCTATTTGCTGAAAAAGGGATGGATGGGGTTAGCGTTCGTGAAATAGTTGCGGCGGCGGGCCAGAAGAATATGGCTTCCCTGCATTACTACTTTCGCACTAAAGAAGACTTGGCCCGCGTTCTTTTGCTCGATGCAGCCGAAGTCATCGATGCTGAACGGGTCCGGCTAATGGACGCCGCTGAGGCAGCAGGCGGCCCGAAAAGCGTTCAAGAAGTGTTGGAAATTTTTGTCGCTAGCGCAGTTTTGCCAAATAATGATCCACGCTCAAACAGTAATATCAGGTTGTTTCTGCAGACGTTTCAAAGTGATGCCGAATTTGTTCAAAAAACGGTCGCAGATTCCGGGGACATTGGCTATTTTCGGTGTCTAGGTCATCTAAAGAAAATGATGTCCCACATAGAAGAAGCGACAATGAAGCGCCGAATTTATCTCTTGCAGCATTATGTTTTCAATGCGCTGGCCGCTCGCGAAAGGGCAAAATCTGTGGCTGGACCCGAAACACCTCTTTGGAAGGATGACGGTATGATGAAAGAGCTTCTGAAAACTGCCGAGAATTTACTGCTCGGACCCACAGATTTAGAGTGA